One region of Primulina tabacum isolate GXHZ01 chromosome 17, ASM2559414v2, whole genome shotgun sequence genomic DNA includes:
- the LOC142531378 gene encoding UDP-N-acetylglucosamine diphosphorylase 2-like — MFSLDFLNQVADGLEKDSVYHLADKNIPSIHGHINGYKLEQFIFDAFPYAPATALFEVLREEEYAPVKNANGSNFDTPDSTRLLVLRLHTRWVVAAGGFLTHSVPLYATGVEVSALCSYAGENLEHICRGRTFHAPCEIVF, encoded by the exons ATGTTCAGTTTAGATTTTCTAAACCAAGTTGCAGATGGTCTCGAGAAAGACAGCGT CTATCATTTAGCAGATAAGAATATTCCTTCTATTCATGGACATATCAATGGATATAAACTAGAGCAATTTATATTTGATGCCTTTCCTTATGCTCCTGCTACTGCACTTTTTGAG GTGTTGCGTGAAGAAGAATATGCACCGGTGAAAAATGCGAATGGATCAAATTTTGATACTCCAGATAGTACTCGACTGCTTGTTCTTCGTTTGCACACTCGTTGGGTGGTTGCTGCCGGTGGCTTCTTGACTCATTCTGTTCCCCTATATGCGACTG GTGTGGAAGTTTCAGCTCTATGCTCATATGCTGGGGAGAATCTGGAGCATATCTGCCGTGGAAGAACATTTCATGCTCCCTGTGAGATTGTGTTTTAG
- the LOC142530808 gene encoding SEC1 family transport protein SLY1-like, whose amino-acid sequence MALNIRRKQTECIIRMLNLNQAVSTAGGTANEEVYKILIYDRFCQDILSPLIRVKDLRKHGVTLYFLLDKDRNPVHDVPAVYFLQPTPHNIQRVVADASRGLYDAFHLNFSSSIPRPMLEDLATGTTQSDSIQRISKVLDQYLEFVTLEDNLFSLANKSCYVHLNDPSAGDKEIEEIIEKIVAGLFCVLATLAVVPVITCPRGGPAEMVASLLDQRLRDHLLAKNNLFTEGGSFTSSFQRPILCLFDRNLELSSAIQHDFRYKPLVHDVLGLRLNRLNVKGEKGGMKSYELDHSDPFWTANWSLEFPEVAVEIETQLSKYKKDVEEVNRRTGGGDGAEFEGTDLIGNTKHLMNAVNSLPELTDRKQVIDKHTNIATSLLGEIKERSLDSYAKKESEMMARGGIDRNELLAVLKGKGTNMDKLRFAIMYLISTENTPQSEVEAVEAALRESEVDSSAFQYVKKIKALNVSLASANSASKSNIVDWAEKLYGQSISAVTAGVKNLLSSDHQLALTRTVEAVMEGKPNPEIESYLVFDPRAPKSGSSGSLLKGPFKDAIVFMIGGGNYVEYGSLQEFARRQQPVKHVLYGTTEILTGAEFVEQLALLGQKMGFGSSIPAPAH is encoded by the exons ATGGCGCTAAATATACGTCGGAAGCAAACAG AGTGCATAATCCGGATGTTGAATCTGAACCAAGCGGTGAGCACCGCCGGCGGAACCGCCAACGAAGAGGTGTACAAGATCCTGATCTACGATAGGTTTTGTCAAGACATACTGTCACCGCTTATCCGTGTCAAGGACCTGCGCAAGCATGGCGTCACCCTCTACTTCCTCCTCGATAAGGATCGGAACCCGGTGCACGATGTCCCCGCGGTGTACTTCCTCCAGCCGACGCCGCATAACATTCAACGTGTAGTCGCCGACGCTTCCAGAGGACTCTACGATGCATTCCACCTCAATTTCTCATCCTCGATCCCCAGGCCCATGCTCGAGGACCTTGCTACTG GAACAACTCAATCTGATTCAATTCAGAGGATTTCCAAGGTGCTTGACCAGTATTTGGAGTTTGTAACACTAGAGGATAACTTATTTTCTCTTGCCAACAAGAGTTGTTATGTTCACTTGAATGATCCGTCAGCTGGAGATAAAGAGATTGAGGAAATAATAGAAAAGATCGTAGCTGGGCTGTTCTGTGTTTTGGCGACGCTTGCAGTTGTGCCAGTTATTACATGTCCCCGTGGTGGGCCAGCTGAGATGGTTGCATCCTTACTGGATCAGAGATTGCGGGACCATTTGTTGGCAAAGAACAATTTATTTACTGAGGGTGGAAGCTTCACTAGCTCGTTTCAGAGGCCAATTTTGTGTTTATTTGATAGGAATTTGGAGTTATCATCGGCTATACAACATGATTTTAGGTATAAGCCACTCGTTCATGATGTGCTTGGTCTGAGGCTGAATAGATTAAATGTAAAAGGGGAGAAAGGGGGAATGAAATCATATGAATTGGATCACTCGGATCCATTTTGGACAGCTAATTGGTCGTTGGAGTTTCCAGAAGTGGCCGTGGAAATCGAGACACAATTAAGCAAATATAAAAAAGATGTTGAGGAGGTAAATAGGCGTACAGGTGGTGGAGATGGGGCTGAATTTGAAGGGAccgatttgattggaaacactAAGCATCTGATGAACGCAGTAAATTCACTTCCTGAATTGACTGACCGGAAGCAAGTTATCGATAAGCACACCAATATTGCTACTTCGTTGTTGGGTGAGATCAAGGAGAGGTCTCTTGATTCTTATGCTAAAAAAGAGAGTGAAATGATGGCCCGAGGTGGAATTGACCGGAACGAGCTTCTTGCGGTGCTCAAGGGCAAAGGTACCAACATGGATAAATTGCGATTTGCTATCATGTATCTTATTTCAACAGAAAATACCCCTCAATCAGAAGTTGAAGCTGTGGAGGCGGCGCTGAGAGAGTCTGAGGTTGATTCTAGTGCTTTTCAGTATGTTAAGAAGATAAAAGCATTAAATGTTTCATTGGCCTCAGCTAATTCAGCTAGTAAGAGTAATATTGTTGATTGGGCCGAAAAACTCTATGGGCAGTCAATTAGTGCAGTAACTGCTGGAGTGAAAAACTTGTTGTCTAGTGATCATCAATTGGCTTTGACAAGAACAGTTGAGGCGGTAATGGAGGGAAAACCAAATCCTGAAATTGAATCTTATCTTGTGTTTGATCCCCGTGCTCCCAAGTCAGGGTCAAGCGGCAGCCTCCTAAAAGGCCCATTCAAAGATGCTATTGTATTCATGATCGGTGGTGGAAATTACGTAGAGTATGGGAGCTTGCAAGAATTTGCACGCCGCCAGCAACCAGTAAAGCACGTTCTATATGGAACAACTGAGATTCTCACGGGAGCTGAATTTGTCGAGCAACTTGCTTTGCTGGGGCAAAAAATGGGTTTTGGAAGTAGTATCCCTGCTCCAGCCCATTAG